A region of Lagenorhynchus albirostris chromosome 20, mLagAlb1.1, whole genome shotgun sequence DNA encodes the following proteins:
- the ACBD4 gene encoding acyl-CoA-binding domain-containing protein 4 isoform X7, producing the protein MSREQAMSAYVTEMKLVAQRVIDTVPLGEVAEDMFGYFEPLYQVIPDMPRPPETFLKRVTGWKEQVLNGDAEPTPEPPCLPKEPAPPSPESQPPRDQDSEVFCDSMEQLEPELQVGAEQRGALGGELNTRNSTESPAKKGRLESTLLGPQELDTWLVGTVRALQESMRDVQGRLQSLESMPVPRKQVSPVRRPRARLGQHFEGLFSGLLIQPLLSLSPRLCLLTPLPSPENVVARGAGKEVRGSVVMLPAWNWERASFPALISLCLKSN; encoded by the exons GTGATCGACACGGTGCCCCTGGGCGAGGTGGCAGAGGACATGTTTGGTTACTTCGAGCCCCTGTACCAGGTGATCCCTGACATGCCGAGGCCCCCGGAGACCTTCCTGAAAAGGGTCACAG GTTGGAAAGAGCAGGTGCTGAATGGAGATGCTGAGCCTACCCCAGAGCCTCCCTGCCTTCCCAAGGAACCCGCACCCCCAAGCCCAG AGTCCCAGCCACCCAGGGACCAGGACTCTGAGGTTTTCTGTGATTCCATGGAGCAGCTGGAGCCTGAGCTG CAGGTTGGGGCAGAGCAGAGGGGCGCCCTGGGAGGAGAGCTCAACACCAGAAACAGCACCGAGTCTCCTGCAAAGAAAG GGAGATTGGAAAGCACCCTGCTGGGGCCCCAGGAATTGGACACATGGCTGGTGGGGACGGTTCGGGCGCTGCAGGAGAGCATGCGGGACGTCCAGGGGAGACTGCAGAGCCTGGAGAGCATGCCTGTCCCCCGCAAGCAGGTGAGCCCTGTCCGAAGGCCCAGGGCAAGGCTGGGGCAGCACTTTGAGGGTCTCTTTTCTGGACTCCTCATCCAGCCACTTCTGTCTTTGTCCCCACGTCTCTGCCTGCTCACACCTCTGCCTTCTCCAGAGAATGTTGTGGCTCGTGGCGCAGGCAAGGAAGTCAGGGGGTCTGTAGTAATGCTTCCAGCCTGGAACTGGGAGAGGGCCTCCTTTCCTGCTCTTATCTCCCTCTGCCTGAAGAGTAACTGA